One region of Acanthopagrus latus isolate v.2019 chromosome 24, fAcaLat1.1, whole genome shotgun sequence genomic DNA includes:
- the nid2a gene encoding nidogen-2 isoform X11 — MERGRLLAVCVLCWSCSVCVVTAIQRADMFPYGSLSGDMILAEGDDETSRVLSLPRPMYFYESLFSQLYVATNGIVSAQDLPMEKQYVDDGFPTDFPVVAPFLADIDTSGGRGQIYYRVTETPSVLNRVAQEVHRGFPDARFTPTHVVVATWENVAAYEEPTRTSGPSNKFNTFQAVIGYDEVDSYVLFLYPEGGLNFFGTRPKESYNVEIELPARVGFSRGEVTYLIFSRTEGPHYSVTSDEQSVKNLYQVGNTGIPGVWLFHTGNRYSFDNIVPASVGGLLATPPTRGHGLSLDTTTPEYSEFEEYPDNTFDPDSQDEEDDYPLTGGDPEFQPAPAGDHSEPPQPASPDAPSPPSEDVPHSAQPSNRQYAPPNAPEAAPEEQQPQVPLEVVDVYPPHRNEPPLSPGGHVVSVDEDDVDFDTGVIQYTTENKETCARFQQQCSQNAFCSDYATGYCCHCRPGFYGNGRHCLPEGAPQRVSGKVSGTVTVGSTPVDLNNIDLHAYIVVGDGRAYTAISEVPEPVGWALMPVAPIGELFGWLFALELPNSRAGFKITGAEFTRRAEVIFYPGNQRLSIIQTGRGLDDHNHLTVDTELSGSVPFLPPGAEVAMDPFKEIYQYYPSVATSTSVREYSVVSADRGSESFSFQLKHNITYRDCRHDSHTAALETLQITMERVFVMYVKEERILRYAITNKISPVGVEPTSPELVNPCYAGTHDCDTTAQCIPLEGQAFQCQCATGYRGDGRNCYDIDECAEGLSSCGAHAQCMNLPGSHRCQCQSGFEFGFDGRTCVDIDECSSSPCHISARCINGLGSFQCQCQAGFYGDGFYCSQQEGQTVRPKSQCEQHRDSLQSGGDGRPSVGAFIPQCDSDGRYRLLQCHGSTGHCWCVDSRGQERAGTRTPPGTAPKDCDRPDEPERPKTHCEHYRDSVQTTSPEGYPITGAYVPQCDANGQYIPLQCHGSTGHCWCVDSSGQERAGTRTAPGTTPTDCDKPDEPERPKTQCEHHRDSVETTSPEGYPVTGAYAPQCDANGQYTRLQCHGSTGHCWCVDSRGQERAGTRTPPGTAPIDCDKPDEPERPKTHCEHHRDSVQTTSPEGYPIPGAFVPQCDANGQYASQQCHGSTGHCWCVDRTGQERAGTRTPPGTAPTDCDKPDEPERPKTHCEHHRERAQATSSDGYPLVGAYVPQCDDNGQYLPLQCHGSTGHCWCVDRTGQERAGTRTPPGTAPKDCDRPDEPERPKTHCEHHRERAQATSSDGYPIVGAYVPQCDDNGQYLPLQCHGSSGHCWCVDSRGQERAGTRTPPGTAPKDCDRPDEPERPKTQCEQHRDSVQTTSPEGYPLFGAFVPQCEPDGQYSAQQCHGSTGHCWCVDSRGEERAGTRTTAGVPPVNCDESVPVVPTQRPESVCERWRSSLIEHYGGKPEPKQYLPQCEPDGQFSPVQCYGETTYCWCVDQDGREVPGTRSHDVVKPACLPSAAPPTVRPLPRPDVTPPTNADITLLYAQGQKIGALPLNGTRLDATRAKTLLTLHGSIVVGIAYDCKENRVYWTDLSARTINRASMAPGAEPEILINTNLVSPEGLAVDVKRRLIFWVDSNPDMIESANLDGSGRRTLFDTDLVNPRAIIVVSSSGTLFWTDWNREAPKIESSSVDGQNRRVVVSDGVGLPNALTFDSSSGQVCWADAGTKRLECVSPDGSGRRVIHSSLNYPFSMVYYRNHFYYTDWRRDGVIAVSKESSQFTDEYLPDQRSHLYGIAIATSQCLSGTH, encoded by the exons ATGGAGAGAGGGCGACTGCTGGCcgtgtgtgtgctctgctggagctgcagcgtgtgtgtggttACAGCCATCCAGAGGGCTGACATGTTCCCTTACGGCTCTCTGAGCGGAGATATGATCCTGGCGGAGGGCGACGATGAGACCTCCAGAGTGCTGTCCCTGCCTAGACCCATGTACTTCTACGAGTCCCTCTTCTCCCAGCTCTAT GTGGCTACCAACGGTATCGTGTCAGCGCAGGATCTGCCCATGGAAAAGCAGTATGTGGACGACGGCTTCCCGACGGATTTCCCTGTGGTGGCTCCCTTTCTGGCTGACATCGACACCAGTGGAGGACGTGGACAGATCTACTACAGGGTGACCGAGACACCCAGCGTGCTCAACAGAGTGGCCCAG GAAGTACATCGAGGGTTCCCAGATGCCAGATTCACCCCCACGCATGTTGTGGTCGCTACGTGGGAGAACGTCGCAGCATATGAGGAGCCAACACGGACCAGCGGACCGTCAAACAAG ttCAACACTTTCCAGGCAGTCATCGGCTATGACGAGGTCGACTCATACGTTCTCTTCCTCTACCCTGAAGGTGGTCTGAACTTCTTCGGGACTCGACCTAAG GAGTCATATAATGTTGAGATAGAGCTCCCCGCTAGAGTTGGCTTCAGCAGAGGAGAAGTCACGTATCTGATCTTCTCCCGAACTGAGGGGCCTCACTACAGCGTCACCAGCGATGAGCAGAGCGTTAAAAACCTCTACCA GGTTGGTAATACAGGAATTCCAGGTGTTTGGCTTTTCCACACCGGGAACCGTTACTCTTTCGACAACATTGTTCCTGCGTCGGTCGGTGGTCTCCTTGCCACTCCACCAACTCGAGGACATGGCCTCTCCCTG GACACCACGACCCCCGAGTACTCCGAGTTTGAGGAATACCCAGACAACACTTTTGATCCTGACAGCCAGGATGAAGAAGATGACTACCCTCTGACAGGCGGAGACCCTGAGTTCCAGCCAGCACCTGCCGGTGACCACTCAGAGCCCCCTCAACCAGCAAGTCCTGACGCTCCCTCCCCACCTTCAGAGGATGTTCCTCACAGCGCGCAGCCATCAAACAGGCAGTATGCTCCCCCCAATGCTCCAGAAGCAGCACCAGAGGAACAGCAACCACAG GTTCCTCTGGAGGTGGTGGACGTCTACCCCCCTCACCGAAATGAACCACCACTCTCCCCCGGGGGTCACGTGGTCAGCGTGGATGAAGACGATGTTGATTTTGACACAGGAG tgaTCCAGTACACTACAGAGAATAAGGAAACATGTGCCAG ATTCCAGCAGCAGTGCTCCCAGAATGCCTTTTGCTCCGACTACGCCACAGGCTACTGCTGTCATTGTCGACCAGGCTTCTATGGAAACGGGCGCCACTGCCTACCTGAAG GTGCTCCACAGCGTGTCAGCGGTAAGGTGAGCGGAACAGTGACGGTGGGTTCCACTCCAGTGGATCTGAACAACATTGATCTCCATGCCTACATCGTGGTGGGAGATGGGAGAGCGTACACAGCCATCAGTGAG GTACCTGAGCCAGTGGGCTGGGCTCTGATGCCAGTTGCACCAATAGGAGAGCTGTTTGGATGGCTGTTCGCTCTGGAGCTGCCCAATAGCCGAGCAGGATTCAAAATCACAG GTGCTGAGTTTACTCGTCGTGCAGAGGTGATCTTCTACCCAGGCAACCAGCGCCTGTCAATCATCCAGACGGGCCGCGGCCTTGACGACCATAACCACCTCACCGTTGACACCGAACTCAGCGGCAGCGTTCCTTTCCTGCCCCCTGGAGCTGAAGTCGCCATGGATCCCTTCAAGGAGATCTACCAGTACTACCCATCTG TtgccacctccacctctgtgaGGGAGTACTCAGTTGTGTCTGCAGATCGAGGTTCTGAGTCCTTCTCCTTCCAGCTCAAACACAACATTACCTACCGTGACTGTCGTCATGACAGCCACACCGCCGCCCTGGAGACGCTGCAGATCACCATGGAGAGGGTATTTGTGATGTACGTCAAAGAGGAGCGTATTCTGAGATACGCTATCACCAACAAGATCAGCCCAGTCGGAG TTGAGCCAACCAGTCCGGAGCTGGTCAACCCTTGCTATGCTGGAACCCATGACTGCGACACCACGGCTCAGTGTATCCCGCTGGAGGGACAGGCCTTCCAGTGCCAGTGTGCTACTGGCTACAGAGGGGATGGACGCAACTGTTATG ATATAGATGAGTGTGCTGAGGGCTTGTCTTCATGTGGCGCTCACGCTCAGTGCATGAACCTGCCTGGGAGCCATCGCTGCCAGTGCCAGAGTGGCTTCGAGTTTGGCTTCGACGGGCGTACCTGCGTTG ATATAGACgagtgcagctcctctccatgTCACATCAGCGCCAGATGTATCAACGGACTGGGTTCCTTCCAGTGTCAGTGCCAGGCTGGGTTCTATGGCGATGGTTTCTACTGTTCCCAGCAGGAAG GACAGACAGTTCGCCCAAAGAGCCAGtgtgagcagcacagagacagtcTTCAGAGTGGTGGTGATGGTCGTCCAAGTGTTGGAGCTTTCATCCCTCAGTGCGACTCCGACGGACGGTACCGACTACTGCAG TGTCACGGCTCCACTGGACATTGTTGGTGTGTGGACAGTAGGGGGCAGGAGAGAGCAGGAACCAGGACTCCACCTGGTACAGCACCTAAAGACTGTGACAGACCAG ATGAGCCAGAGCGTCCTAAAACTCACTGTGAACACTACAGAGACAGTGTACAGACCACAAGTCCAGAGGGATATCCTATAACAGGAGCCTATGTTCCTCAGTGCGATGCTAATGGACAGTACATACCTTTGCAG TGTCATGGTTCCACTGGACATTGTTGGTGTGTGGACAGTAGTGGACAGGAGAGAGCAGGAACAAGAACAGCACCTGGTACAACACCTACAGACTGTGACAAACCAG ATGAACCAGAGCGTCCTAAAACTCAGTGTGAACATCACAGAGACAGTGTAGAGACCACCAGTCCAGAGGGATATCCTGTAACAGGAGCCTATGCACCTCAGTGTGATGCTAATGGACAGTATACACGATTGCAG TGTCACGGCTCCACTGGACATTGTTGGTGTGTGGACAGTAGGGGGCAGGAGAGAGCAGGAACCAGGACTCCACCTGGTACAGCACCTATAGACTGTGATAAACCAG ATGAACCAGAGCGTCCTAAAACTCACTGTgagcaccacagagacagtgtACAGACTACTAGTCCAGAGGGATATCCTATACCAGGAGCGTTTGTGCCTCAGTGTGATGCTAACGGACAATACGCTTCGCAACAG TGTCACGGCTCCACTGGACATTGTTGGTGTGTGGACAGAACGGGGCAAGAGAGGGCAGGAACCAGGACTCCACCTGGTACAGCACCTACAGACTGTGACAAACCAG ATGAACCAGAGCGTCCTAAAACTCACTGTGagcaccacagagagagagcgcaggCTACTAGTTCAGACGGATATCCGTTAGTTGGAGCTTATGTACCACAATGTGATGACAATGGGCAGTACCTCCCTCTGCAG TGTCACGGCTCCACTGGACACTGTTGGTGTGTGGACAGAACGGGGCAGGAGAGAGCAGGAACCAGGACTCCACCTGGTACAGCACCTAAAGACTGTGACAGACCAG ATGAACCAGAGCGTCCTAAAACTCACTGTGagcaccacagagagagagcgcaggCTACTAGTTCAGACGGATATCCGATAGTTGGAGCTTATGTACCTCAATGTGATGACAATGGACAGTATCTTCCTCTGCAG tGTCACGGCTCTAGTGGACATTGTTGGTGTGTGGACAGTAGGGGGCAGGAGAGAGCAGGAACCAGGACTCCACCTGGTACAGCACCCAAAGACTGTGACAGACCAG ATGAACCAGAGCGTCCTAAAACTCAGtgtgagcagcacagagacagtgTTCAGACAACCAGTCCAGAGGGATATCCTCTGTTTGGAGCCTTTGTACCTCAGTGTGAGCCTGATGGACAGTACTCAGCTCAGCAG TGTCACGGCTCCACTGGACATTGTTGGTGTGTGGACAgtaggggagaggagagagcaggaacCAGGACAACAGCAGGTGTACCACCTGTAAACTGTGACGAATCAG TCCCTGTGGTTCCAACCCAACGCccggagagtgtgtgtgagcgatgGAGGAGCAGTTTGATTGAGCACTATGGTGGGAAACCAGAGCCAAAACAGTACCTGCCTCAGTGTGAGCCAGATGGGCAAttcag tccagtccagtgttATGGAGAGACGACTTACTGCTGGTGTGTGGACCAGGACGGCCGGGAGGTTCCCGGCACTCGATCACATGATGTCGTCAAACCTGCAT GTCTTCCCTCGGCGGCCCCGCCCACCGTGCGCCCACTGCCCCGCCCAGATGTGACCCCTCCCACAAACGctgacatcacactgctgtACGCTCAGGGACAGAAAATAGGGGCGTTGCCGTTAAACGGTACCAGACTGGATGCAACCCGGGCCAAAACACTGTTGACTCTACAT ggtTCCATAGTTGTCGGAATAGCCTATGACTGCAAAGAGAACCGAGTCTATTGGACAGATTTGTCAGCAAGAACAATCAACAGAGCTTCAATGGCTCCTGGAGCCGAGCCTGAGATCCTCATTAACACAA ATCTGGTCAGTCCGGAGGGCTTGGCGGTGGACGTTAAACGTAGGTTGATATTCTGGGTCGACTCAAACCCTGACATGATCGAGAGCGCCAACCTGGACGGCAGCGGGAGGCGGACGCTGTTCGACACAGACTTGGTCAACCCCCGCGCCATCATAGTGGTTTCTTCCTCCGG CACTCTGTTTTGGACAGACTGGAACCGAGAGGCTCCAAAGATTGAGAGTTCGTCGG
- the nid2a gene encoding nidogen-2 isoform X6, with protein sequence MERGRLLAVCVLCWSCSVCVVTAIQRADMFPYGSLSGDMILAEGDDETSRVLSLPRPMYFYESLFSQLYVATNGIVSAQDLPMEKQYVDDGFPTDFPVVAPFLADIDTSGGRGQIYYRVTETPSVLNRVAQEVHRGFPDARFTPTHVVVATWENVAAYEEPTRTSGPSNKFNTFQAVIGYDEVDSYVLFLYPEGGLNFFGTRPKESYNVEIELPARVGFSRGEVTYLIFSRTEGPHYSVTSDEQSVKNLYQVGNTGIPGVWLFHTGNRYSFDNIVPASVGGLLATPPTRGHGLSLDTTTPEYSEFEEYPDNTFDPDSQDEEDDYPLTGGDPEFQPAPAGDHSEPPQPASPDAPSPPSEDVPHSAQPSNRQYAPPNAPEAAPEEQQPQVPLEVVDVYPPHRNEPPLSPGGHVVSVDEDDVDFDTGVIQYTTENKETCARFQQQCSQNAFCSDYATGYCCHCRPGFYGNGRHCLPEGAPQRVSGKVSGTVTVGSTPVDLNNIDLHAYIVVGDGRAYTAISEVPEPVGWALMPVAPIGELFGWLFALELPNSRAGFKITGAEFTRRAEVIFYPGNQRLSIIQTGRGLDDHNHLTVDTELSGSVPFLPPGAEVAMDPFKEIYQYYPSVATSTSVREYSVVSADRGSESFSFQLKHNITYRDCRHDSHTAALETLQITMERVFVMYVKEERILRYAITNKISPVGVEPTSPELVNPCYAGTHDCDTTAQCIPLEGQAFQCQCATGYRGDGRNCYDIDECAEGLSSCGAHAQCMNLPGSHRCQCQSGFEFGFDGRTCVDIDECSSSPCHISARCINGLGSFQCQCQAGFYGDGFYCSQQEGQTVRPKSQCEQHRDSLQSGGDGRPSVGAFIPQCDSDGRYRLLQCHGSTGHCWCVDSRGQERAGTRTPPGTAPKDCDRPDEPERPKTHCEHYRDSVQTTSPEGYPITGAYVPQCDANGQYIPLQCHGSTGHCWCVDSSGQERAGTRTAPGTTPTDCDKPDEPERFKTQCEHHRDSVQTTSPEGYPIVGAYVPQCDANGQYRSLQCHGSTGHCWCVDTRGQERAGTRTPPGTAPKDCDRPDEPERPKTQCEHHRDSVETTSPEGYPVTGAYAPQCDANGQYTRLQCHGSTGHCWCVDSRGQERAGTRTPPGTAPIDCDKPDEPERPKTHCEHHRDSVQTTSPEGYPIPGAFVPQCDANGQYASQQCHGSTGHCWCVDRTGQERAGTRTPPGTAPTDCDKPDEPERPKTHCEHHRERAQATSSDGYPLVGAYVPQCDDNGQYLPLQCHGSTGHCWCVDRTGQERAGTRTPPGTAPKDCDRPDEPERPKTHCEHHRERAQATSSDGYPIVGAYVPQCDDNGQYLPLQCHGSSGHCWCVDSRGQERAGTRTPPGTAPKDCDRPDEPERPKTQCEQHRDSVQTTSPEGYPLFGAFVPQCEPDGQYSAQQCHGSTGHCWCVDSRGEERAGTRTTAGVPPVNCDESVPVVPTQRPESVCERWRSSLIEHYGGKPEPKQYLPQCEPDGQFSPVQCYGETTYCWCVDQDGREVPGTRSHDVVKPACLPSAAPPTVRPLPRPDVTPPTNADITLLYAQGQKIGALPLNGTRLDATRAKTLLTLHGSIVVGIAYDCKENRVYWTDLSARTINRASMAPGAEPEILINTNLVSPEGLAVDVKRRLIFWVDSNPDMIESANLDGSGRRTLFDTDLVNPRAIIVVSSSGTLFWTDWNREAPKIESSSVDGQNRRVVVSDGVGLPNALTFDSSSGQVCWADAGTKRLECVSPDGSGRRVIHSSLNYPFSMVYYRNHFYYTDWRRDGVIAVSKESSQFTDEYLPDQRSHLYGIAIATSQCLSGTH encoded by the exons ATGGAGAGAGGGCGACTGCTGGCcgtgtgtgtgctctgctggagctgcagcgtgtgtgtggttACAGCCATCCAGAGGGCTGACATGTTCCCTTACGGCTCTCTGAGCGGAGATATGATCCTGGCGGAGGGCGACGATGAGACCTCCAGAGTGCTGTCCCTGCCTAGACCCATGTACTTCTACGAGTCCCTCTTCTCCCAGCTCTAT GTGGCTACCAACGGTATCGTGTCAGCGCAGGATCTGCCCATGGAAAAGCAGTATGTGGACGACGGCTTCCCGACGGATTTCCCTGTGGTGGCTCCCTTTCTGGCTGACATCGACACCAGTGGAGGACGTGGACAGATCTACTACAGGGTGACCGAGACACCCAGCGTGCTCAACAGAGTGGCCCAG GAAGTACATCGAGGGTTCCCAGATGCCAGATTCACCCCCACGCATGTTGTGGTCGCTACGTGGGAGAACGTCGCAGCATATGAGGAGCCAACACGGACCAGCGGACCGTCAAACAAG ttCAACACTTTCCAGGCAGTCATCGGCTATGACGAGGTCGACTCATACGTTCTCTTCCTCTACCCTGAAGGTGGTCTGAACTTCTTCGGGACTCGACCTAAG GAGTCATATAATGTTGAGATAGAGCTCCCCGCTAGAGTTGGCTTCAGCAGAGGAGAAGTCACGTATCTGATCTTCTCCCGAACTGAGGGGCCTCACTACAGCGTCACCAGCGATGAGCAGAGCGTTAAAAACCTCTACCA GGTTGGTAATACAGGAATTCCAGGTGTTTGGCTTTTCCACACCGGGAACCGTTACTCTTTCGACAACATTGTTCCTGCGTCGGTCGGTGGTCTCCTTGCCACTCCACCAACTCGAGGACATGGCCTCTCCCTG GACACCACGACCCCCGAGTACTCCGAGTTTGAGGAATACCCAGACAACACTTTTGATCCTGACAGCCAGGATGAAGAAGATGACTACCCTCTGACAGGCGGAGACCCTGAGTTCCAGCCAGCACCTGCCGGTGACCACTCAGAGCCCCCTCAACCAGCAAGTCCTGACGCTCCCTCCCCACCTTCAGAGGATGTTCCTCACAGCGCGCAGCCATCAAACAGGCAGTATGCTCCCCCCAATGCTCCAGAAGCAGCACCAGAGGAACAGCAACCACAG GTTCCTCTGGAGGTGGTGGACGTCTACCCCCCTCACCGAAATGAACCACCACTCTCCCCCGGGGGTCACGTGGTCAGCGTGGATGAAGACGATGTTGATTTTGACACAGGAG tgaTCCAGTACACTACAGAGAATAAGGAAACATGTGCCAG ATTCCAGCAGCAGTGCTCCCAGAATGCCTTTTGCTCCGACTACGCCACAGGCTACTGCTGTCATTGTCGACCAGGCTTCTATGGAAACGGGCGCCACTGCCTACCTGAAG GTGCTCCACAGCGTGTCAGCGGTAAGGTGAGCGGAACAGTGACGGTGGGTTCCACTCCAGTGGATCTGAACAACATTGATCTCCATGCCTACATCGTGGTGGGAGATGGGAGAGCGTACACAGCCATCAGTGAG GTACCTGAGCCAGTGGGCTGGGCTCTGATGCCAGTTGCACCAATAGGAGAGCTGTTTGGATGGCTGTTCGCTCTGGAGCTGCCCAATAGCCGAGCAGGATTCAAAATCACAG GTGCTGAGTTTACTCGTCGTGCAGAGGTGATCTTCTACCCAGGCAACCAGCGCCTGTCAATCATCCAGACGGGCCGCGGCCTTGACGACCATAACCACCTCACCGTTGACACCGAACTCAGCGGCAGCGTTCCTTTCCTGCCCCCTGGAGCTGAAGTCGCCATGGATCCCTTCAAGGAGATCTACCAGTACTACCCATCTG TtgccacctccacctctgtgaGGGAGTACTCAGTTGTGTCTGCAGATCGAGGTTCTGAGTCCTTCTCCTTCCAGCTCAAACACAACATTACCTACCGTGACTGTCGTCATGACAGCCACACCGCCGCCCTGGAGACGCTGCAGATCACCATGGAGAGGGTATTTGTGATGTACGTCAAAGAGGAGCGTATTCTGAGATACGCTATCACCAACAAGATCAGCCCAGTCGGAG TTGAGCCAACCAGTCCGGAGCTGGTCAACCCTTGCTATGCTGGAACCCATGACTGCGACACCACGGCTCAGTGTATCCCGCTGGAGGGACAGGCCTTCCAGTGCCAGTGTGCTACTGGCTACAGAGGGGATGGACGCAACTGTTATG ATATAGATGAGTGTGCTGAGGGCTTGTCTTCATGTGGCGCTCACGCTCAGTGCATGAACCTGCCTGGGAGCCATCGCTGCCAGTGCCAGAGTGGCTTCGAGTTTGGCTTCGACGGGCGTACCTGCGTTG ATATAGACgagtgcagctcctctccatgTCACATCAGCGCCAGATGTATCAACGGACTGGGTTCCTTCCAGTGTCAGTGCCAGGCTGGGTTCTATGGCGATGGTTTCTACTGTTCCCAGCAGGAAG GACAGACAGTTCGCCCAAAGAGCCAGtgtgagcagcacagagacagtcTTCAGAGTGGTGGTGATGGTCGTCCAAGTGTTGGAGCTTTCATCCCTCAGTGCGACTCCGACGGACGGTACCGACTACTGCAG TGTCACGGCTCCACTGGACATTGTTGGTGTGTGGACAGTAGGGGGCAGGAGAGAGCAGGAACCAGGACTCCACCTGGTACAGCACCTAAAGACTGTGACAGACCAG ATGAGCCAGAGCGTCCTAAAACTCACTGTGAACACTACAGAGACAGTGTACAGACCACAAGTCCAGAGGGATATCCTATAACAGGAGCCTATGTTCCTCAGTGCGATGCTAATGGACAGTACATACCTTTGCAG TGTCATGGTTCCACTGGACATTGTTGGTGTGTGGACAGTAGTGGACAGGAGAGAGCAGGAACAAGAACAGCACCTGGTACAACACCTACAGACTGTGACAAACCAG ATGAACCAGAACGTTTTAAGACTCAGTGTgagcaccacagagacagtgttCAAACCACCAGTCCAGAGGGATATCCTATAGTTGGAGCTTATGTACCTCAGTGTGATGCTAATGGACAGTACAGATCATTACAA TGTCATGGTTCCACTGGACATTGTTGGTGTGTGGACACAAGGGGGCAGGAGAGAGCAGGAACCAGGACTCCACCTGGTACAGCACCCAAAGACTGTGACAGACCAG ATGAACCAGAGCGTCCTAAAACTCAGTGTGAACATCACAGAGACAGTGTAGAGACCACCAGTCCAGAGGGATATCCTGTAACAGGAGCCTATGCACCTCAGTGTGATGCTAATGGACAGTATACACGATTGCAG TGTCACGGCTCCACTGGACATTGTTGGTGTGTGGACAGTAGGGGGCAGGAGAGAGCAGGAACCAGGACTCCACCTGGTACAGCACCTATAGACTGTGATAAACCAG ATGAACCAGAGCGTCCTAAAACTCACTGTgagcaccacagagacagtgtACAGACTACTAGTCCAGAGGGATATCCTATACCAGGAGCGTTTGTGCCTCAGTGTGATGCTAACGGACAATACGCTTCGCAACAG TGTCACGGCTCCACTGGACATTGTTGGTGTGTGGACAGAACGGGGCAAGAGAGGGCAGGAACCAGGACTCCACCTGGTACAGCACCTACAGACTGTGACAAACCAG ATGAACCAGAGCGTCCTAAAACTCACTGTGagcaccacagagagagagcgcaggCTACTAGTTCAGACGGATATCCGTTAGTTGGAGCTTATGTACCACAATGTGATGACAATGGGCAGTACCTCCCTCTGCAG TGTCACGGCTCCACTGGACACTGTTGGTGTGTGGACAGAACGGGGCAGGAGAGAGCAGGAACCAGGACTCCACCTGGTACAGCACCTAAAGACTGTGACAGACCAG ATGAACCAGAGCGTCCTAAAACTCACTGTGagcaccacagagagagagcgcaggCTACTAGTTCAGACGGATATCCGATAGTTGGAGCTTATGTACCTCAATGTGATGACAATGGACAGTATCTTCCTCTGCAG tGTCACGGCTCTAGTGGACATTGTTGGTGTGTGGACAGTAGGGGGCAGGAGAGAGCAGGAACCAGGACTCCACCTGGTACAGCACCCAAAGACTGTGACAGACCAG ATGAACCAGAGCGTCCTAAAACTCAGtgtgagcagcacagagacagtgTTCAGACAACCAGTCCAGAGGGATATCCTCTGTTTGGAGCCTTTGTACCTCAGTGTGAGCCTGATGGACAGTACTCAGCTCAGCAG TGTCACGGCTCCACTGGACATTGTTGGTGTGTGGACAgtaggggagaggagagagcaggaacCAGGACAACAGCAGGTGTACCACCTGTAAACTGTGACGAATCAG TCCCTGTGGTTCCAACCCAACGCccggagagtgtgtgtgagcgatgGAGGAGCAGTTTGATTGAGCACTATGGTGGGAAACCAGAGCCAAAACAGTACCTGCCTCAGTGTGAGCCAGATGGGCAAttcag tccagtccagtgttATGGAGAGACGACTTACTGCTGGTGTGTGGACCAGGACGGCCGGGAGGTTCCCGGCACTCGATCACATGATGTCGTCAAACCTGCAT GTCTTCCCTCGGCGGCCCCGCCCACCGTGCGCCCACTGCCCCGCCCAGATGTGACCCCTCCCACAAACGctgacatcacactgctgtACGCTCAGGGACAGAAAATAGGGGCGTTGCCGTTAAACGGTACCAGACTGGATGCAACCCGGGCCAAAACACTGTTGACTCTACAT ggtTCCATAGTTGTCGGAATAGCCTATGACTGCAAAGAGAACCGAGTCTATTGGACAGATTTGTCAGCAAGAACAATCAACAGAGCTTCAATGGCTCCTGGAGCCGAGCCTGAGATCCTCATTAACACAA ATCTGGTCAGTCCGGAGGGCTTGGCGGTGGACGTTAAACGTAGGTTGATATTCTGGGTCGACTCAAACCCTGACATGATCGAGAGCGCCAACCTGGACGGCAGCGGGAGGCGGACGCTGTTCGACACAGACTTGGTCAACCCCCGCGCCATCATAGTGGTTTCTTCCTCCGG CACTCTGTTTTGGACAGACTGGAACCGAGAGGCTCCAAAGATTGAGAGTTCGTCGG